The Bacteroidota bacterium genome includes the window TTACCAGCTTTAGGGATTACTTCAGAAGTTGTAGCTACAATGAGCCGTAAACCAATTTTTGGATACCGAGCAATGATTGGTTCTATTTTGGCGATTGGATTTTTATCATTTATCGTTTGGGGACATCATATGTTCCTTACAGGTATGAATCCTTTTTTAGGTTCTGTATTCGTATTTACTACATTGCTTATTGCCATACCTTCTGCTGTAAAAGCATTCAACTACATTACAACTTTATGGAAAGGAAATTTAATTATGTCGCCAGCAATGTTGTTTGCGATTGGATTAGTTTCAACCTTCGTAACTGGTGGTGTAACAGGAATCATACTTGCCGATTCAGCCTTGGATATTAATGTACACGATACATATTTTGTGGTTGCTCACTTTCACATTGTAATGGGTGCCTCTGCAATTTTTGGAATGTTTGCAGGAGTGTATCATTGGTTTCCTCGAATGTTTGGTCGCATGATGAATAACAAATTAGGTTATGTACACTTCTGGACAACCTTTATTGCAGTTTATGGAGTGTTTTTTCCAATGCACTTTATAGGAATGGGAGGAGTTCCACGTCGTTATTATTCAAACGAAGCTTTTGAATTATTTAAAAACTTTGGCGATGTTAACGTGTTAATTACAACTTTTGCGATAATAGGTGCTTTGGCTCAAATTTCTTTCTTGTTTAACTTCTTCTACAGCATGTACCGTGGAAAAGTTTCTGAGCAAAATCCTTGGCGATCTAATACTTTAGAGTGGACAGCACCTGTAGAACACCTACATGGAAACTGGCCTGGAGCAATTCCTGAAGTACACCGCTGGCCATACGATTATAGCAAACCCGGAAAAGCCGAAGATTTTGTCATGCAAAATGTTCCGCTTGAAAGTGGTGAAGAAGACCATTAAACAATAGCACATCCTTATAATCCCTTACTTAAATTTTAAGTAGGGGATTTTTTTTGAAATTATCAGTAGATTTTTTTCGACAAATAGTTGTTTGTTTTCTCATATATAAAATTATCTTTATGGAAATTTAATTCGCATCGATTTCCGCATTTGATGCTAGTTAAAAGTTAATTTCTTAATATTATAATAACTTAAAATAGTCACTTCAATTACCTGCATTCGCTTTATTTGTGCATTAATTGAGCAGTAAAAATTAATTCAAAAATTAACAACATGAAAAAAGGTACCTCCTCTCAAAATCTCTTGATATCAACAAGACTGATGTCAACATTTGTCTTTATTATTTTTCTACTTTGCTTTGGCAATGTGAAGGCGCAGCTACTTCAATGGAATACATTTGGTAATGCAGGAACAGAAACAACTGAGCCGAGTGTGGCCAACGATGCGAATATAGCAGGTCCCGTGAATTTAACTAACGGAGGAGGTTTTACACACGCAGCAAATGCCAACCGATATGGAGGTAACAATTGGTTTAATACTGGAAATACAGTTGCCGGTAGTACCATTGCAGAAGCAATTGCCGGCAATGATTATGTTCAATTTGTTGTTACTCCCAATCCAGGATTTTCATTTACACCAACCTCTTTTGTATTTAGCTGGGATAAATCAGGAACAGGTCCTAAAAGTGTAGCACTACGATCTAGTGCTGACGGCTTTGCAGCTGACTTAGGAACCGTTCTTACTGCAGCAATTGGTACATTTAATACGATTACCATTTCTGGCTTAACTAACTTAACTACAGCTACCACTTTTCGAGCCTATGGCTACAATGGTACAGCTACAGGAGGTACCGGTGGTTTTGATATTGCAACGAATGTTGTGAATGTTACCCTTAATGGTACTACTGCACCAATTGTTGTTCCTCCTACGCAGTTAGTAATTGCGAGTATTTCGAATCAAGTAGCAGGCGCACCTTTTTCAATTACTGTTGAATCTAGAGACGGAAGTAATGTACTAAGCAATGTTTCTGCAGCTACTGGTTTTACCTTATCAACTAATGGAAATGCTGGGGCTATTGGTGGTACAACCACCGGAACAATTGCAATAGGAACTAATTCAATTGTTGTTAGTGGAGTTACTTTGGCAAGTGCAGGTTCAGGAGCAACTATTACTGCTACCCGAACCTCTGGGGATGTGCTAACAGCAGGAACAAGTAATACATTTAATGTAACAGCAGCATCAACTCCAACTATAGTAGTATCAGGAAGTTTAACAGCGTTTCTAACCGCCGTTAGCACACAAAGTAGTTCACAGTCATATACAGTTTCGGGAACCGATTTAACTACTGATATCGTAATAACCCCACCAGCGAATTTTAAAATTAGAACAGGTGTCGCTGCTTTTTCAAGTAGCACTATAAATTTAACTCCTTCATCAGGTACAGTTGGTTCAACAACAATTGATGTATTGTATGAGCCGGGAGTTGCGGGACCACATTCAGGAACTATTACACATGCTAGTACCGGAGCAATCACCGAAAACCAAGCAGTATCCGGAGCAACTTTAGCCAATGAACCAACTATAGCTTCAACAACAAGCATCGGCGCCATTACCTCAGCTACAGCTGTTGTTAATTTTACTGGAGGTAACGGGGCAAGAAGAATTGTTGTAGCTCGTCCAACCTCAGCTGTTTCTTTTGTACCTACTGATAATGTTTCTCCAAGTGGAGTAAGTAATGATTTTTCAGTTGCTGTTGACCAAGGTTCTGGTAATAAAATAGTATACGATGGAACTGGTACCACCGTAACAGTAAACAACTTATCAGCCGGAACTACTTATCATTTTGCTGTTTATGAATACAACGGAACTTCAGGTGTTGAGAATTACTTTGCAACGGCTGGAACAGCAAACACTACTTTACCGGGTCCAATTATTTATACAACAATTGGTGCAACTTACACTCAAGATTTTAATAGTCTTCCATTAGCGGGAACCTATTCATATAGTGGACAAGGTTCTGGTCCATTTTTTACCTCTGTAGCGCCAATTAATGCTGCTTCCTCTGTGGGTTGGCAACATGCTAGAATTGCTGGGTCAACAGTTGATGCAAAATTTTCATTTGATAATGGAACAGCAAACTCAGGTTCAACATTTAGTTATGGAACAGCTGCTGCAGCTGATAGAGCTTTAGGTGTGCTTGCTTCCGGTTCTAACATAAATAGAATAGGAGCTGTGATTCGTAATAATACAGGTTCAACCTTGTCTTACATTAATATTACTTATGTGGGTGAACAATGGCGTTACGGTGCGGGTGTAGCAAATACACTAACGTTCGGATACCAAGTTGGGGGAACAGATATTTCAACGGGATCATTTACTGCTGTAAGCGGATTAGATTTTACTTCTCCCGTAACTAGTGGTGGATCCGGCATACGTGATGGAAATCTTTCTATTAATAGAACTAATAAATCAGCAACAGTTGCTTTGGGTACACCTTGGTTAGACGGTACTGATTTAGTAATTCGTTGGGAAGATATTGATAACAGCGGTAGTGATGATGGATTAGGAATTGATGATTTTAACTTTTCTGCATCCGCAATTGCAGCCCCTGTTCAATTAGCTATAACAAGTGTGAACGGTGGAAGTAGCCCAACTATTAACGTACCTTTTAATGTAACTGTGACTGCAGTTGACAATTCAAATTTTCCACAAAATGTTATTGCTAATACAGATGTGACTCTTAGCTTAAATACAGGAACTGGAGCATTTGGAGGAACACTAACAGGTACCATTTTAGCGGGAACAAGTTCAATCGTCATTACTGGAGTTACCTACAATACTGCAGAAGCAGGAGTTAGCATAACAGCATCTCGCACTGCAGGCGATGTTTTGACTTCAGGAAACAGCTCTTCATTTACAGTTTTGGGTGCAGCTGATCATTTAGAATTTGTTGGCTTTCCGCTAACTGGAGGAACAAATAATAACCTTTCTACTTTTACAGTTGAAGCAAGAAGAAGCGACAACTCGGTAGATGTAAATTATACCGGAAATATTACATTGAGCATTGCTTCTGGTCCTGGAGTAATTTCCGGAACACTAGTTAAAGCCGCAGTTGCCGGTATTGCTACCTTTACGAATATTAAGTTGGATTTAGTTGGTAATTACACCTTAGATGCATCTGCATCCGGTTTAACTTCAGCAACATCAGCTACAATAGCTATTTCAGCAGCTCCTTACATGACCGAATTAGTGGTTCCTCAATATATGGGAGCAAAAACGGATCCTGTATTAAACTTAAACAATACACGAACTCCAGTTGCTGTTTGTGTTCAATTTTTTAACCTAAACCCTAGTGCAGCCTATGATTTAAAAGCAGGTATGGCTTTAACATCCGAAGGTTCTACCGGTTATGGAGCAGGAAATTGGTGGGATGGCGCTTTGTTTGGACAAAATAATCTTCAAAATGCATTCACGACCGATGCATCCGGAAACACAGGACCGGTTTGGGTGTATTTACAACCATCTGGAAATGCTTCAAGATTTGGAGCCGGGCAAATACACAATGTGAGAATTGGAGTTACCTTACACGCAGCATCAATGCCTTCAAATCCACAATTTATTGGTTCTAAAACTATTACTTCTTTAGATGTTGCAACTATTCCTTTAACTGTATCCACTGCGGATGATGGAGCATATTTAACAGGACGTTCTGCAATTTGTGCTGAAGGAAAACATGTTTTACTTTATGATAACACTGCCGGAACTGGAAATCCATTATACTCTTTTTTAATTCGACAAGCTTCTGTAACCAATGGATCTTCTTCTGAGTTACCTACTGCTGTGAATGAAATTTGGTCGCAATCGGGATCAAGTGTTGCAGGTGATTTTGCTGCAATAATTCCAATTGGCGCAAATAATCCAAATGGAGTTCGTAGAATTGAATCTCGTAATGAAGATAATAGCGTATTTGGAGCTTCAACTGATGCAGATGGAGATTGGCCAAGTTCAGCAAGTACAACAACAGTTTTAAGTAAGGCGGTTGTTGCACTAACGCAATCTGATGCTCCTGCTATTAATTTTGCTCTTCCAACTTGTGTTGTAGCAACGGCTAATAATATTACTTGTCCAACAGGTGTATCGCTTTCATGGCCGAGCTCAGGTGCTTGCGATACTTATTTAGTTAATTTCGGAACCGATAATCCTCCTACTGATATGCTTTTAGGCTTGAATGTTGGAACTTCATTAAGTTATAATTTACCGGTTTTAGCAAGTAATACACCTTACTTCTATCAGATAGTTTCAGTGAATGTATTTGGACAGGCTAGTGGATGTACCATAGGTACCTTTACTACAGGTTCTAGCTTTACAGTTACACCTACCCAATCACCTTCTTCGTATACCGAAACTATGGATAATGGCGTAACACCTCCTGCATTACCTTGTGGAATGACAAGTTCAAACGAAAATTTCCCGGTTGATGCATTTACCTGGTATACTAGTACCACTGCACCAAATGGTGGTAGCCGCCATTTAGCTATTGATAAAAACACCAACAATACAACTGCAAAAGATGATTGGGTGTATTCTGCTCCAATGAATTTAACGGCTGGAAAACTATATAGAATTTATTTCAATTACCGTGTTAGCAATGCTGCTAATCCAGAACAGTTTGAACTATTTGTAAGTAATTCTGCAGATGCAGCTACAATGACTTCTACTTCTTCTGTTAAACAACTAACTGGTTTAACCAATTTAACTTACGTGCTTGACTCAACAGCTGATATTATTCCTTTGTTAAACGGAATTCATTATTACGGAATTCATGCGAATAGTGCAGCTGGTGCAGCTAGTTTGTATATCGATGATATTCAAGTAAAAGAAATTCCAGTTGCTGCGCTTGATCCGGGATCATGTATTACTATTCCGAGCTTGTATGATCAACTTTTAGTACAACCAATTTATGGTGCTCAAGATTATAAATTTAAAATTGAAAATTTGGGAATTAGCTACAGCTATGAATTTACCCGTAATCTCGCTATTCCTGATTTCCGCTTGAAATGGGCACCGGGTGTAGTTTATGGTGAAACCTATGATGTTTCTGTTTCTTATAAAAAGAATAACATATGGAGTCCATACGGTGCTTCATGCCCAGTAACCATGGGCCCTTTCCCAACAACTCAATTACGCGGTGCATCTTGTGGAGCAACCCTTACTGATTTATACACTCCATTGTATATTGACTCAGTAGGTGGAGCAAACGATTACGAATACAAAATTGTACAAAACACATTAGCATACGACCATACTTGGATGCGTGGTGCACCAGTATTAGACTACCGTTTGTATTGGGCATATCAAACATCACCACTATTGGTTGAGCGTGTACAATTTGGATTTACCTACGATGTACAAGTACGTGCTTTAGTAGGACGCACAGGACCTGCACAAGGAAACTTACCTGGAACATTGGGAACCTTTGGACCGGTTTGTACAGTAACCTTGAGTGGTCAACCACAAACACAACTAGTAGCAGCTCCAGGTCCACAGCAATCATGCGGTAAATTATTGACCAACATTACCGAACAGATATTCTGTATCCCGGTAGTAGGAGCAAGCAATTATCGCTATACTGCAGTAAATGCAGCCTTGGGTTACAATGCAACCGCCGATCGTAATTCAACTGTAAATGATTTCCGATTAAACTGGTTACCAACCGTTGGTGGAATAGGATTACGTTATGCAACTACTTACGACATCACGGTTCAAAACAATGTGGGTGGAGTATGGAGCACAGCAGGAACAATGTGTCAGGTAACAACACCGCCACAACCGCTTACAGAGTTGCAACCTGCTTATTGCTTGTATACTTTACCAACCTTTAGTACTCCAATTTACTGCAACTCGGTACCAGCCGCTACTAATTACCGTTACCATATAACAGGACCAATGGGATATGACAAAACAATTACCCGAAACTCAGGTGGAACTGATTTCCGATTTACTTGGACTTTGGTATGTTGTGGAGGACAAAATGTATTGCCAAATACACCTTACACAGTTGAGGTAGCAAGTTATGCAGGAGGAGTTTGGAGTGCTTATGGTAATCCATGTACAGTAACAACCAGTGCAACTGTACCACGTTACAATCCATTCTTAGCTGAAGAAGGAAAAGTTGAAGCTGCTGCTGCAGAATTAGGATTAAGTGTATATCCAAATCCATCAGCAGTAAATGAAACTTACTACATTGAGTTAAATGGAATACAACAAGCTAACGAAAAAGTTGCTATCAACATTTACAATGTGTTGGGAGCAAAAGTTTACAGCACACAAGTAATCACCAAAGAAGAGAATCGATTGGTACTACAACCGGAGAA containing:
- a CDS encoding T9SS type A sorting domain-containing protein, whose product is MKKGTSSQNLLISTRLMSTFVFIIFLLCFGNVKAQLLQWNTFGNAGTETTEPSVANDANIAGPVNLTNGGGFTHAANANRYGGNNWFNTGNTVAGSTIAEAIAGNDYVQFVVTPNPGFSFTPTSFVFSWDKSGTGPKSVALRSSADGFAADLGTVLTAAIGTFNTITISGLTNLTTATTFRAYGYNGTATGGTGGFDIATNVVNVTLNGTTAPIVVPPTQLVIASISNQVAGAPFSITVESRDGSNVLSNVSAATGFTLSTNGNAGAIGGTTTGTIAIGTNSIVVSGVTLASAGSGATITATRTSGDVLTAGTSNTFNVTAASTPTIVVSGSLTAFLTAVSTQSSSQSYTVSGTDLTTDIVITPPANFKIRTGVAAFSSSTINLTPSSGTVGSTTIDVLYEPGVAGPHSGTITHASTGAITENQAVSGATLANEPTIASTTSIGAITSATAVVNFTGGNGARRIVVARPTSAVSFVPTDNVSPSGVSNDFSVAVDQGSGNKIVYDGTGTTVTVNNLSAGTTYHFAVYEYNGTSGVENYFATAGTANTTLPGPIIYTTIGATYTQDFNSLPLAGTYSYSGQGSGPFFTSVAPINAASSVGWQHARIAGSTVDAKFSFDNGTANSGSTFSYGTAAAADRALGVLASGSNINRIGAVIRNNTGSTLSYINITYVGEQWRYGAGVANTLTFGYQVGGTDISTGSFTAVSGLDFTSPVTSGGSGIRDGNLSINRTNKSATVALGTPWLDGTDLVIRWEDIDNSGSDDGLGIDDFNFSASAIAAPVQLAITSVNGGSSPTINVPFNVTVTAVDNSNFPQNVIANTDVTLSLNTGTGAFGGTLTGTILAGTSSIVITGVTYNTAEAGVSITASRTAGDVLTSGNSSSFTVLGAADHLEFVGFPLTGGTNNNLSTFTVEARRSDNSVDVNYTGNITLSIASGPGVISGTLVKAAVAGIATFTNIKLDLVGNYTLDASASGLTSATSATIAISAAPYMTELVVPQYMGAKTDPVLNLNNTRTPVAVCVQFFNLNPSAAYDLKAGMALTSEGSTGYGAGNWWDGALFGQNNLQNAFTTDASGNTGPVWVYLQPSGNASRFGAGQIHNVRIGVTLHAASMPSNPQFIGSKTITSLDVATIPLTVSTADDGAYLTGRSAICAEGKHVLLYDNTAGTGNPLYSFLIRQASVTNGSSSELPTAVNEIWSQSGSSVAGDFAAIIPIGANNPNGVRRIESRNEDNSVFGASTDADGDWPSSASTTTVLSKAVVALTQSDAPAINFALPTCVVATANNITCPTGVSLSWPSSGACDTYLVNFGTDNPPTDMLLGLNVGTSLSYNLPVLASNTPYFYQIVSVNVFGQASGCTIGTFTTGSSFTVTPTQSPSSYTETMDNGVTPPALPCGMTSSNENFPVDAFTWYTSTTAPNGGSRHLAIDKNTNNTTAKDDWVYSAPMNLTAGKLYRIYFNYRVSNAANPEQFELFVSNSADAATMTSTSSVKQLTGLTNLTYVLDSTADIIPLLNGIHYYGIHANSAAGAASLYIDDIQVKEIPVAALDPGSCITIPSLYDQLLVQPIYGAQDYKFKIENLGISYSYEFTRNLAIPDFRLKWAPGVVYGETYDVSVSYKKNNIWSPYGASCPVTMGPFPTTQLRGASCGATLTDLYTPLYIDSVGGANDYEYKIVQNTLAYDHTWMRGAPVLDYRLYWAYQTSPLLVERVQFGFTYDVQVRALVGRTGPAQGNLPGTLGTFGPVCTVTLSGQPQTQLVAAPGPQQSCGKLLTNITEQIFCIPVVGASNYRYTAVNAALGYNATADRNSTVNDFRLNWLPTVGGIGLRYATTYDITVQNNVGGVWSTAGTMCQVTTPPQPLTELQPAYCLYTLPTFSTPIYCNSVPAATNYRYHITGPMGYDKTITRNSGGTDFRFTWTLVCCGGQNVLPNTPYTVEVASYAGGVWSAYGNPCTVTTSATVPRYNPFLAEEGKVEAAAAELGLSVYPNPSAVNETYYIELNGIQQANEKVAINIYNVLGAKVYSTQVITKEENRLVLQPENTLAAGVYTVEAQINGTVSRVKFVVK